One candidate division KSB1 bacterium genomic window carries:
- the nuoK gene encoding NADH-quinone oxidoreductase subunit NuoK yields MSPQHYLALAALLFTIGTAGVLIRRNVLIVLMSIELMLNAVNLALVTFSNALRSPEGQVLVFFAMIVAAAEVAVGLALVVALFRLNATTNLDDFQLMKW; encoded by the coding sequence GTGAGTCCGCAACACTATTTGGCTTTGGCAGCGCTCCTGTTTACGATCGGCACCGCAGGGGTTCTCATCCGAAGGAATGTGCTGATCGTACTCATGTCGATCGAGCTGATGCTCAATGCGGTCAATCTGGCTCTGGTGACCTTCTCCAACGCACTTCGCTCGCCCGAGGGTCAGGTCCTGGTGTTCTTCGCGATGATTGTTGCGGCGGCGGAGGTGGCTGTAGGGCTTGCGCTCGTTGTAGCTCTCTTCCGGCTGAATGCCACTACCAATCTCGACGACTTCCAGCTGATGAAATGGTAG
- the nuoL gene encoding NADH-quinone oxidoreductase subunit L has translation MLNKIWLIPLFPLVGFVLNGLLGWRLRQWVGWLGSALVGASFVAALSIFRSLLRLPADERHLVVTLYRWIESGDFAIDVSFLLDPLSMVMVLVVTGVGFLIHIYSIGYMAGDRGIARYFSYLNLFTFAMLLLVLADNYLLMFVGWEGVGLCSYLLIGFWYEERYNAFAGRKAFVVNRIGDYGFTLGLLLLFSVYGTLRYDAIFSQASQGVGSWALGAATLLLFVGATGKSAQIPLYVWLPDAMAGPTPVSALIHAATMVTAGVYMVARSHVLFLLAPNSLLVVSCIGVFTALFAASIALTNNDIKRVLAYSTISQLGYMFVGAGVGAFAAGIFHLMTHAFFKALLFLGAGSVMHALAGETDMRKMGGLKERMPVTYWTMLAGTLAIAGVPLFSGFFSKDEILWQSFGSPHGRFWIWLIGWIAAGLTAFYMFRLVYLTFHGRSRVPAEKSHHIHESPPVMTVPLVVLAVLSVVGGYVGVPKILGGEPVFERFLEPVFQRYALPVEFAGSQASEHLELLWMALSVAVALAGIAVAHLFYVRDPGRPERLAKRLSVVYRVLYNKYYVDEIYDALVVQPLYRLSHTVLWKFFDVGIVDGTVNGIASVVGRMGQRLRRIQTGQVQNYALGLLVGVVLIVGYLLTR, from the coding sequence ATGCTGAATAAGATCTGGCTGATCCCGCTGTTTCCCCTTGTAGGCTTTGTCCTCAATGGTCTTCTGGGATGGCGCCTACGCCAATGGGTTGGCTGGCTTGGCTCTGCGTTGGTGGGCGCGTCCTTCGTGGCGGCCCTGAGCATCTTCCGGAGCTTGCTGAGGCTCCCCGCGGACGAAAGGCATCTCGTGGTCACGCTGTACCGCTGGATCGAGAGCGGCGACTTCGCCATCGACGTAAGCTTCCTTCTCGATCCCCTCTCGATGGTCATGGTGCTTGTCGTCACGGGGGTTGGGTTTCTGATTCACATTTACAGTATCGGGTACATGGCCGGGGACCGGGGGATCGCTCGTTATTTCAGCTACCTGAACCTGTTCACCTTCGCGATGCTGCTCCTCGTCCTGGCCGACAACTACTTGCTGATGTTCGTCGGCTGGGAGGGCGTAGGGCTCTGCTCCTATCTCCTGATCGGGTTCTGGTACGAAGAGCGTTATAATGCGTTCGCCGGCCGCAAGGCCTTTGTCGTCAACCGAATAGGCGATTACGGTTTCACGCTTGGCCTGCTGCTCCTTTTCAGCGTGTACGGGACCCTGCGCTACGATGCGATTTTCAGTCAGGCGTCGCAGGGGGTGGGCTCGTGGGCACTCGGTGCAGCCACGCTGCTGCTTTTCGTGGGAGCGACGGGAAAGTCCGCCCAGATCCCCCTCTACGTGTGGCTTCCGGATGCGATGGCTGGCCCCACGCCGGTCAGCGCGTTGATCCACGCTGCGACCATGGTCACGGCCGGGGTATATATGGTCGCGCGCTCCCACGTGCTCTTCCTGCTGGCGCCCAATTCCCTCCTGGTGGTGTCGTGCATTGGGGTATTCACGGCCCTGTTTGCTGCGTCCATCGCCCTCACCAACAACGACATCAAACGTGTTCTGGCGTACTCGACGATCAGCCAGCTCGGGTACATGTTCGTGGGGGCGGGTGTAGGTGCGTTTGCCGCCGGAATCTTTCACCTGATGACCCACGCGTTCTTTAAGGCTCTTTTGTTCCTCGGAGCCGGCAGCGTGATGCACGCTCTGGCGGGCGAGACCGACATGCGAAAGATGGGCGGCTTGAAGGAACGAATGCCTGTAACCTATTGGACGATGCTCGCCGGGACGCTGGCCATCGCTGGCGTCCCTCTGTTCAGCGGATTCTTCTCGAAGGACGAGATTCTGTGGCAGAGCTTCGGCAGTCCGCACGGCCGATTCTGGATCTGGCTCATCGGATGGATAGCCGCTGGGCTGACGGCCTTCTACATGTTCCGCCTCGTGTATCTGACCTTCCATGGAAGGTCCCGCGTGCCAGCGGAAAAGAGCCACCACATTCACGAATCCCCGCCCGTTATGACGGTGCCGCTCGTCGTTCTGGCAGTTCTGTCGGTGGTAGGAGGGTACGTGGGTGTGCCGAAGATTCTGGGGGGCGAGCCTGTTTTCGAGCGTTTCCTGGAGCCGGTCTTCCAGCGCTACGCCCTCCCAGTAGAGTTCGCTGGCTCGCAGGCCTCGGAGCATCTCGAACTTCTGTGGATGGCGCTGAGCGTTGCAGTTGCCCTGGCGGGTATCGCCGTTGCCCATCTGTTCTACGTTCGCGACCCCGGGCGGCCGGAGCGGCTGGCAAAGCGCCTGTCCGTCGTCTACCGTGTCCTGTACAACAAGTACTACGTTGACGAGATCTACGATGCCCTTGTGGTTCAACCCCTCTACCGCCTGTCCCACACGGTGCTCTGGAAGTTTTTCGATGTGGGAATCGTCGACGGGACGGTAAACGGGATCGCCTCGGTTGTAGGTCGGATGGGCCAGCGCCTGCGCCGCATTCAGACCGGACAGGTGCAGAATTACGCCCTTGGGCTTCTTGTGGGCGTGGTCCTGATCGTGGGGTACTTGCTCACGCGGTGA
- a CDS encoding NADH-quinone oxidoreductase subunit J: MTAGLFYVLAALAVLGGIVLVSHRNPVYSALSLIVSMFSLAGLFALQNAQFLAVVQVLVYAGAIMVLFLFVIMLINVRVETRLPRRFTGQAGIAIALVVILALELGQLVAAVPRFSAAPVTEMDPGRVGGAETLARVLFTQYLLPFELASFLLLVAIVGGVYFGKRRLP; this comes from the coding sequence GTGACCGCGGGGCTGTTCTACGTTCTCGCTGCTTTGGCCGTGCTGGGGGGTATCGTTCTCGTATCGCACCGAAACCCTGTCTACAGCGCCCTTTCCCTCATTGTTAGCATGTTCAGCCTGGCTGGGCTATTTGCGCTTCAGAACGCCCAGTTCCTGGCGGTCGTACAGGTGCTGGTGTACGCCGGCGCCATCATGGTCCTTTTCTTGTTTGTGATCATGCTCATTAACGTGCGGGTGGAGACTCGGCTTCCGCGTCGTTTCACTGGGCAGGCGGGAATCGCAATCGCTCTGGTAGTGATCCTGGCGCTGGAATTGGGCCAGCTTGTGGCCGCAGTACCGAGATTTTCGGCAGCGCCAGTGACGGAGATGGATCCCGGAAGGGTCGGAGGCGCGGAAACCCTCGCCCGTGTGCTCTTCACCCAGTACCTTCTGCCGTTCGAACTCGCTTCATTTCTTCTCCTGGTAGCGATCGTCGGTGGAGTCTACTTTGGGAAGCGCCGATTGCCTTAG
- a CDS encoding choice-of-anchor J domain-containing protein, which yields MRHRIAAITVVAALLMGGLAWASARSAGNASQLQTAKKARLPESTIHFESAATQGLILWSDDFEGTQPNWVTDASWNLVSTPSGQGRVFQPQTAWELTEANAHSPTHSWHAKVNLNEELDFVISPVIQLPTQVDVGGVASPLKGLKLGYFYDVDAPADTFYFAHLVGKVETWWHFTGDNPGSGTSSWFMQPQDIPHWRQWLITPEIDLTNAVAPVTLSFKHRYDSEPEFDYYSVDVSTDNFRSYTCLAWWDGSNPQPAWTDVTLDLSPWAGQVIKIRFSSKGDYGTAQGYWGLDDIVVQDVSTTFFTDDGGETGSSAMVADGFVPGNRFSLMNATGVAHPEPTWTEMAAINVPNFGTLIKPGDKIRIAFQLIADGSGTTERGLFIDDVTLYGIGRLSYDVQALGVKGLEMAVVGKPLAPVVVVSNAGLQPITGTLRWTGDIYEQIGDSLVKVWPNMFGTLNVTAFQADSVVGIPVAPARIWQVPKPGNYVFKAKVSAPSDGDLTNNEVEASFEVLGPPLQEVVWRCDFEPRGGEKRLEDFGFRVVNGGGNSLTGSNVNTWEYAGFIFGEGSALISYAWGHLDPGPDQAAPYDSSEVLDEYLITPPIDISGLEREGSLYMQYYVYFRTSHPSIGPPFGMQNTDFNIDWSIDGGATWTRAFHWEDHDGLVSDLTRLPNYYYGTSRVISYLSQLGVDLTPALRKGGRTLLIRFHLKSDNSYVVGVNIDNIIVYSGLAHPFIESVVDAPQDNGKQVVVTWRSSFSEQQTIWVEKLYGQFEQREITHYNLWRKDPVGGNAKVTRRVADVQTMLASPGQPGDVFQVENEYWTYVAQIPKLHLAGYRYVAPTLLDGVPTSFMVSAHTSDPSVFVKSNIVQGTSVDNLAPAAPAVVTATQVNYKVQLTWEPSRDEVSGPKDVRYYNVYRCLVGGTFGEPIARVAGHEYLDTSVEIDKRYQYAVSATDHAGNEGEKSAPVTVLVSGVAQVGGELPKEFALEQNYPNPFNPTTTVSFALPKAAHVTLEVYNAAGQRVAVLVDKDMPAGTYKATWDASGMASGVYFCRIQAAEFTAMRKMTLVR from the coding sequence ATGAGACACAGAATCGCAGCGATCACAGTTGTCGCCGCTCTGCTGATGGGAGGCCTGGCATGGGCCTCCGCCAGATCCGCTGGGAATGCCAGTCAGCTACAGACTGCCAAGAAGGCACGCCTTCCCGAAAGCACCATCCATTTCGAGTCAGCGGCAACGCAGGGACTTATCCTCTGGTCAGACGACTTTGAGGGAACTCAGCCGAATTGGGTGACGGATGCCAGCTGGAACCTGGTGAGCACGCCGAGCGGCCAGGGGCGGGTTTTCCAGCCTCAAACCGCATGGGAACTGACCGAGGCAAACGCGCACAGCCCGACGCACAGCTGGCACGCCAAGGTGAACCTGAATGAGGAACTGGATTTCGTGATCTCCCCCGTGATCCAGCTGCCAACCCAGGTCGATGTCGGTGGCGTGGCAAGCCCGCTGAAAGGCTTGAAGCTCGGTTACTTCTACGATGTTGACGCCCCTGCAGACACCTTCTACTTTGCCCACCTGGTGGGGAAAGTGGAGACCTGGTGGCACTTCACCGGCGACAACCCCGGGTCCGGCACCAGCTCGTGGTTCATGCAGCCGCAAGACATCCCCCACTGGAGACAGTGGCTCATCACCCCGGAGATTGACCTGACCAACGCGGTGGCTCCGGTGACCCTCTCGTTCAAGCACCGCTACGACTCGGAACCTGAATTTGACTACTACTCCGTGGACGTCTCTACGGACAACTTCCGCAGCTACACCTGCTTGGCCTGGTGGGACGGGAGCAACCCACAGCCCGCCTGGACGGATGTAACCCTGGATCTTTCGCCATGGGCGGGACAGGTGATCAAGATCCGCTTCTCCAGCAAGGGAGACTACGGCACCGCCCAAGGCTATTGGGGTCTGGATGACATCGTGGTACAGGACGTGTCCACCACCTTCTTTACGGACGACGGTGGTGAGACTGGTTCCTCAGCGATGGTTGCCGACGGCTTCGTCCCCGGAAACCGTTTCTCCCTAATGAACGCGACGGGCGTGGCCCACCCGGAACCTACGTGGACCGAAATGGCCGCAATCAATGTGCCGAACTTCGGGACCCTCATTAAGCCAGGCGATAAGATCCGCATCGCCTTCCAGCTGATCGCCGATGGCTCGGGCACTACAGAGCGAGGGCTTTTCATCGATGATGTCACCTTGTACGGCATTGGCAGGCTGTCCTACGACGTGCAGGCTCTTGGAGTCAAGGGCCTGGAAATGGCTGTCGTTGGAAAGCCCCTCGCCCCCGTCGTAGTGGTGTCTAACGCGGGGTTGCAACCCATCACGGGCACTCTGCGCTGGACCGGTGACATTTACGAACAGATTGGCGACTCGCTGGTCAAGGTGTGGCCGAATATGTTCGGCACGCTGAACGTCACGGCGTTCCAGGCCGATTCGGTTGTGGGCATCCCCGTCGCTCCTGCGCGAATCTGGCAGGTACCGAAACCGGGTAACTATGTGTTCAAGGCCAAAGTGAGCGCCCCCAGCGACGGCGACCTGACCAACAACGAGGTGGAAGCCTCCTTCGAAGTGCTCGGCCCACCGCTGCAGGAGGTCGTTTGGCGCTGCGACTTTGAGCCGCGGGGTGGCGAGAAGCGCCTCGAAGACTTCGGCTTCCGCGTCGTCAATGGTGGAGGCAATAGCCTTACCGGATCCAATGTCAACACCTGGGAATACGCTGGATTCATCTTCGGCGAGGGATCAGCTCTGATCTCCTACGCGTGGGGCCATCTTGATCCCGGACCCGATCAGGCAGCTCCCTACGACAGCTCCGAGGTACTGGACGAATACCTCATCACCCCACCCATTGACATTTCGGGTCTAGAGAGGGAAGGCTCGCTGTACATGCAGTACTACGTCTACTTCCGAACCTCCCACCCAAGCATCGGTCCTCCGTTCGGCATGCAGAACACGGACTTCAACATTGACTGGTCCATCGATGGCGGAGCCACCTGGACGCGGGCCTTCCACTGGGAAGACCACGATGGGCTCGTCTCTGACCTCACCCGGCTGCCGAACTATTACTACGGCACCAGCCGGGTTATCTCCTATCTCTCCCAGCTGGGAGTGGATCTGACACCGGCCCTGCGGAAAGGCGGGAGGACACTCCTTATCCGCTTCCATCTGAAATCGGACAACTCCTACGTGGTGGGCGTCAACATCGACAACATCATCGTGTACTCCGGTCTGGCCCACCCGTTCATCGAGTCCGTGGTGGACGCTCCGCAGGACAACGGCAAGCAGGTCGTCGTCACGTGGCGCTCCTCCTTCAGCGAGCAGCAGACCATCTGGGTTGAGAAACTGTACGGCCAGTTCGAGCAGCGGGAGATCACCCACTACAACCTGTGGCGCAAAGATCCGGTGGGCGGCAACGCGAAGGTAACTCGCCGCGTGGCGGACGTGCAGACGATGCTTGCCTCGCCCGGACAGCCTGGAGACGTCTTCCAGGTGGAGAACGAGTACTGGACCTACGTTGCGCAGATCCCGAAGCTCCACCTGGCGGGCTATCGTTACGTGGCCCCGACGCTCCTGGACGGCGTCCCAACGTCGTTCATGGTCTCGGCGCACACCAGCGACCCGTCGGTCTTTGTGAAGTCCAACATCGTCCAGGGGACCTCCGTGGACAACCTGGCCCCGGCGGCACCGGCGGTGGTGACCGCGACCCAGGTCAACTACAAGGTCCAGCTGACGTGGGAGCCGAGCCGGGATGAGGTGTCCGGCCCGAAGGACGTACGTTACTACAACGTCTACCGCTGCCTTGTGGGCGGGACCTTCGGAGAGCCGATCGCTCGGGTCGCCGGTCACGAGTACCTGGACACCAGCGTGGAGATCGACAAGAGGTATCAGTACGCGGTGTCCGCGACGGACCACGCGGGCAATGAAGGCGAGAAATCGGCTCCCGTCACGGTGCTGGTCTCCGGTGTCGCCCAGGTTGGTGGTGAGCTGCCGAAGGAGTTCGCTCTCGAACAGAACTACCCGAACCCCTTCAATCCCACCACGACCGTGAGCTTCGCGCTGCCCAAGGCGGCTCATGTGACGCTGGAGGTCTACAACGCGGCCGGTCAGCGGGTAGCCGTTCTCGTCGACAAGGACATGCCCGCAGGCACCTACAAGGCTACCTGGGATGCCTCCGGGATGGCTTCCGGCGTCTACTTCTGCAGAATCCAGGCGGCGGAATTCACGGCCATGCGGAAGATGACCCTGGTCCGGTAA
- a CDS encoding sodium:proton antiporter has product MLRRTVLPAAAVASVLFLVGVAIAGEHGSVSHEAYGIGAELPLWSVIPFVGILLSIAIFPLAAPHFWHHHFGKVAAFWALVLAIPFTWAYRGEAVHEILHIYLVDYIPFIILLWSLFTVAGGILIEGTIVGTPAVNTLFLVVGTFLSSWVGTTGSSMLLIRPVLRANASRIRKTHVVIFFIFLVSNIGGSLTPLGDPPLFLGFLHGVPFFWTFRLIAPMGLVAVLLLAIFFALDTYFYRKDRRELAAQGIDIAIVGSTRVRQGTFVGGETLGTPDPVTEPIRLRGAHNFLFLLGILGGVLFSGLVHLEEVNILGVHVPKQNLIRDGFLVLMGLLSLRFTSRELREKNEFTWFPIKEVAYLFAGIFMTIIPALAILRAGEHGHLDFLIRAVKEPWHYFWATGSLSSFLDNAPTYLTFLNTALGQFFAGVPEREAVHALIAQKEVYLMAIASGAVFMGANTYIGNAPNFMVRSIAEENGVRMPSFFGYMAWSIVLLIPSFLLVTLVFFA; this is encoded by the coding sequence ATGCTGCGTAGAACAGTCCTCCCTGCTGCGGCCGTGGCGTCTGTTCTGTTCCTTGTAGGGGTGGCAATCGCAGGGGAGCATGGGTCGGTTAGTCACGAGGCTTACGGCATCGGTGCCGAGCTACCTCTCTGGAGTGTGATCCCGTTTGTCGGGATCCTGCTGTCCATCGCCATCTTCCCTCTGGCGGCCCCCCATTTCTGGCACCACCATTTCGGTAAAGTGGCGGCCTTCTGGGCTCTTGTTCTGGCGATCCCGTTCACGTGGGCCTATCGCGGCGAGGCCGTCCACGAGATCCTGCACATCTATCTGGTCGACTACATTCCGTTCATCATTCTCCTGTGGTCGCTGTTCACGGTTGCGGGGGGGATCCTGATCGAGGGGACAATCGTCGGCACGCCTGCGGTGAACACGTTGTTCCTGGTGGTTGGCACTTTTCTCTCTTCCTGGGTTGGGACCACGGGTTCCTCGATGCTTCTGATCCGTCCGGTCCTGCGCGCCAATGCGAGCCGCATCCGCAAGACGCACGTGGTCATCTTCTTCATCTTCCTCGTTAGCAATATTGGCGGAAGTCTGACCCCGCTGGGTGATCCTCCTCTCTTTCTCGGGTTCCTGCACGGGGTCCCCTTCTTCTGGACTTTCCGTCTGATCGCGCCTATGGGCTTGGTGGCTGTCCTGCTTCTGGCTATCTTCTTCGCCCTGGACACCTACTTCTACCGAAAGGACAGGAGGGAGCTTGCTGCCCAGGGAATTGACATCGCCATTGTCGGGTCCACGAGGGTAAGGCAGGGGACGTTTGTGGGCGGCGAGACGCTCGGTACCCCGGATCCCGTGACGGAGCCAATTCGCCTGCGAGGCGCGCACAATTTCCTTTTCCTGCTGGGGATCCTGGGCGGCGTGCTCTTCAGTGGGCTTGTCCATCTTGAGGAGGTGAACATCCTGGGCGTGCACGTCCCGAAGCAAAACTTGATTCGCGATGGCTTCCTTGTGCTAATGGGCTTGCTTTCCCTCCGCTTTACGTCCAGGGAACTGCGGGAGAAGAACGAGTTCACCTGGTTTCCGATCAAGGAAGTCGCTTATCTTTTCGCGGGCATTTTCATGACCATTATCCCGGCTCTGGCGATCCTGAGAGCGGGAGAGCATGGGCATCTGGACTTTCTGATCCGGGCGGTCAAGGAACCGTGGCATTACTTCTGGGCCACGGGCTCTCTTTCAAGCTTTCTGGACAACGCCCCGACCTATTTGACTTTTCTGAACACTGCGCTCGGACAATTCTTTGCGGGTGTGCCGGAGCGCGAGGCTGTCCATGCCTTGATCGCGCAGAAAGAGGTTTACTTAATGGCCATCGCCAGTGGCGCGGTGTTCATGGGAGCCAATACCTACATTGGCAACGCCCCGAACTTCATGGTTCGTTCGATTGCCGAGGAAAACGGCGTTCGCATGCCCAGTTTCTTCGGCTACATGGCGTGGTCGATCGTCCTGCTGATTCCGTCGTTTCTCTTGGTTACCCTGGTTTTCTTCGCATAG
- a CDS encoding NADH-quinone oxidoreductase subunit N — protein MMPEIPSLNWLVVSPHLAIAGGAIVLLLIAVSRYKRSYSLAAGTAVASLGLSCALALYGLGSTASSFAHMVTGDPFSTAFNLVFLLGAMITVFLSANRLEQGYVLYADYFALILLAVLGMMFLASGANLVMIFLGLETLSISLYVLAGQRRDEPYSLESALKYFLLGSFASAFFLFGVALMYGSLGSLDLAAIARAGGTDGLRSNALFAFGLLMLLIGFGFKIALVPFHMWTPDVYQGAPAPVAGFMATGSKAAAFAALVRLLLGAVGQAYPHWPDILWILAVLTMTVGNVVAIVQDNVKRMLAYSSIAHAGYVAVGVVASNELSAPSVIFYLLAYTLMNLGAFGVLAALAGPSGERQHIQHFAGLGYRRSFVGAAMALFMFSLAGIPPTAGFMAKFYVFSAALKSGYLWLVILGVLNSMISVYYYLRVVVYLYMREPEQKDAVAKPGWAVSLGLAVCAAGVVWFGVFPGSALDLLRQVSMALQ, from the coding sequence ATGATGCCCGAGATCCCGTCGCTCAACTGGTTGGTGGTCAGCCCCCACCTCGCGATTGCTGGAGGGGCCATTGTTCTCTTGCTCATCGCTGTCTCTCGATACAAGAGGAGCTACTCCCTTGCAGCGGGAACCGCTGTTGCGAGTTTAGGCCTGTCCTGCGCGCTCGCTCTGTATGGCTTGGGGTCCACGGCCTCGAGTTTCGCCCATATGGTCACGGGGGACCCGTTTTCGACCGCGTTCAACCTGGTCTTTCTCCTGGGGGCGATGATCACGGTTTTTCTCTCGGCCAATCGTCTCGAACAAGGCTACGTCCTCTACGCAGATTACTTCGCGCTTATCCTTCTCGCCGTTCTGGGGATGATGTTCCTGGCCTCCGGGGCCAATCTGGTGATGATCTTCCTCGGCCTGGAGACCCTGTCGATATCGCTCTACGTTTTGGCGGGGCAGCGTCGGGACGAGCCCTATTCGCTGGAGTCGGCGCTCAAGTACTTCCTTCTCGGCTCATTTGCCAGCGCCTTCTTCTTATTCGGTGTGGCCCTGATGTACGGCAGCCTCGGATCCCTCGATCTGGCAGCCATCGCCAGGGCAGGGGGGACGGACGGCCTCCGGTCGAACGCGCTCTTCGCCTTCGGCCTCCTGATGCTCCTCATCGGCTTCGGGTTCAAGATCGCCCTCGTTCCCTTCCACATGTGGACGCCTGATGTCTACCAGGGGGCACCTGCTCCGGTGGCCGGCTTCATGGCCACGGGTTCGAAGGCCGCGGCTTTTGCTGCCCTGGTGCGGCTGTTGCTCGGTGCCGTCGGGCAGGCCTATCCGCACTGGCCGGACATCCTGTGGATTCTGGCCGTCCTGACGATGACGGTAGGCAATGTGGTCGCCATTGTTCAGGACAATGTGAAGCGCATGCTGGCCTACTCGTCCATTGCGCATGCCGGGTACGTAGCTGTAGGTGTGGTGGCCAGCAATGAGCTCTCGGCGCCCAGCGTCATCTTTTACCTTCTCGCCTACACCTTGATGAACCTGGGAGCCTTCGGTGTCCTGGCCGCTCTTGCCGGCCCCTCGGGGGAGCGGCAGCACATCCAGCATTTCGCCGGCCTGGGCTATCGACGCTCGTTCGTTGGCGCCGCGATGGCCCTCTTCATGTTTTCCCTGGCGGGAATTCCCCCGACGGCGGGCTTCATGGCGAAGTTCTACGTCTTCAGTGCCGCGCTCAAGAGCGGCTACCTATGGCTTGTGATTCTCGGCGTCCTGAACTCGATGATCTCCGTTTACTACTACCTCCGCGTAGTGGTCTACCTCTACATGAGGGAGCCGGAACAGAAGGACGCCGTCGCGAAACCTGGATGGGCCGTCTCCCTCGGCCTTGCCGTCTGCGCGGCGGGCGTCGTCTGGTTCGGGGTTTTCCCCGGCTCCGCCCTGGACCTGCTGCGCCAGGTTTCCATGGCTTTGCAGTAG
- a CDS encoding NADH-quinone oxidoreductase subunit M, whose amino-acid sequence MAFLGLPILSTIVFLPLVGAVTLLLVPREREAWIRWLTLGFTAAVFVLSLPLFTRFNEGTAAFQFVEHAPWIPAYGISYKLGVDGISLLLVLLTTFLMPITVLSSWTAITQRVKEFHVSMLLLETGMLGVFTALDLVLFYVFWEAMLIPMYFIIGVWGGERRVYAAIKFFIYTMVGSLLMLVAILWLYFYHERVAGFYTFDLERLLSVAIPADLQIWMFLAFALSFAIKVPVFPFHTWLPDAHVEAPTAGSVILAGVLLKMGTYGYLRFCLPLFPNASHQFASLMLVLAVIGIIYGALVAMVQPDVKKLVAYSSVSHLGFVMLGIFAMTVQGLQGGILQMVNHGLSTGALFLIVGMIYERRHTRLIEQFGGLARPMPVFATLFMIVTLSSIGLPGLNGFVGEFLILLGTFLTRRVYAIAAATGVILAAVYMLWMYQRVMFGPCDKPENRGLRDLNLREVLVLVPIVAFIFLIGVYPRPFLKKTEASTKALLQMVDERRWNAPSVDLLEQAGLELRSEEVHR is encoded by the coding sequence ATGGCCTTTTTGGGATTGCCGATTCTCTCGACCATCGTCTTTCTTCCGCTTGTGGGGGCAGTGACTCTCCTTCTCGTCCCGAGGGAGCGGGAAGCGTGGATTCGGTGGCTGACCCTGGGCTTCACGGCGGCTGTCTTTGTCCTTAGCTTGCCGCTCTTCACCCGCTTCAACGAGGGAACAGCCGCTTTCCAATTTGTGGAGCATGCTCCGTGGATCCCGGCGTATGGGATCTCCTACAAGCTGGGCGTGGACGGGATCAGTCTCCTTCTTGTCCTCCTCACAACTTTTCTCATGCCCATCACCGTCCTCTCGTCCTGGACCGCCATTACCCAGCGCGTCAAGGAATTCCACGTGAGCATGCTTCTCCTTGAAACCGGTATGCTGGGGGTCTTCACCGCCCTCGATCTGGTGCTCTTCTACGTGTTCTGGGAGGCGATGCTGATCCCGATGTACTTCATCATCGGGGTCTGGGGTGGCGAACGTCGCGTGTACGCGGCGATCAAGTTCTTCATCTACACGATGGTGGGGAGCCTGCTCATGCTTGTGGCTATCCTCTGGCTTTATTTCTACCACGAACGCGTGGCAGGTTTCTACACCTTCGACCTGGAGAGACTCCTGTCCGTGGCCATCCCTGCGGACCTGCAGATTTGGATGTTCCTGGCCTTTGCCCTGAGTTTTGCTATTAAAGTGCCGGTTTTCCCGTTTCACACCTGGCTTCCGGATGCCCATGTGGAGGCCCCCACAGCCGGCAGCGTGATTCTGGCCGGCGTCTTGCTGAAGATGGGAACGTACGGGTACCTTCGTTTTTGCCTCCCCCTTTTCCCCAATGCCTCGCACCAGTTTGCATCCCTGATGCTTGTGCTGGCCGTGATCGGGATCATCTACGGGGCACTGGTGGCGATGGTGCAGCCCGACGTGAAAAAGCTGGTGGCGTACTCGAGCGTGAGCCACTTGGGCTTCGTGATGCTCGGCATCTTCGCGATGACCGTGCAGGGGTTGCAGGGAGGGATCCTCCAGATGGTCAATCACGGCCTCTCCACCGGGGCGCTCTTCCTTATCGTAGGGATGATCTACGAAAGGCGCCACACCCGGCTTATCGAGCAGTTCGGAGGGCTCGCACGACCGATGCCTGTCTTTGCGACGCTTTTTATGATCGTCACCCTTTCCTCGATCGGTCTGCCCGGGCTCAACGGCTTTGTGGGCGAATTTCTGATCCTCTTGGGCACCTTCCTGACGCGAAGAGTGTACGCGATCGCGGCCGCCACGGGGGTGATCTTGGCGGCGGTCTACATGCTCTGGATGTACCAGAGGGTTATGTTCGGACCCTGTGATAAGCCGGAGAACAGGGGACTGCGGGATCTGAACCTCCGGGAGGTTCTGGTCCTGGTCCCGATCGTGGCGTTCATCTTCCTCATCGGCGTTTACCCACGCCCCTTCCTGAAGAAAACAGAGGCCTCGACCAAAGCACTGCTGCAAATGGTGGATGAGAGGAGATGGAACGCACCTTCCGTCGATCTTCTCGAACAGGCCGGGTTAGAGCTGCGATCTGAGGAAGTTCACAGATGA